From a single Sorghum bicolor cultivar BTx623 chromosome 5, Sorghum_bicolor_NCBIv3, whole genome shotgun sequence genomic region:
- the LOC8066679 gene encoding uncharacterized protein At4g22758 codes for MDSTSLTSRPFSPHIRRRRPLHQVHALPPPPRSFLLLLLCCVKHKGLHRNVEVKASIFIGTDDTTNTTSPRNQLPRNLDTATNQPTHPPDGIMRALMVVPEQRNGRRRQLAGVRVGRSPAAASPSRPRRRRRKSGSGSTTAVQLGPSRSRTRSRREGKSRRMLARSASEPALWLGDARVHAVPPHAVEQELDCPPSPPPPPLERPHTCFDVFAPEESAFGRSPSAASLTKLCSARDREEAKVVVSVTVEGSVGPVKAMVRLGASVGEAIAAVLERYAREGRSPRLDPAAAQSFQLHHSHFSLQSLNKSDKIGDVGGRNFYLHKNDSSNGLYLQGQEPPDVNSSCSDLSQNSSLGQPSGGATKQYQVLTIVISKLDKIGRRTRRIWRFITCNNCS; via the exons ATGGACTCCACCTCACTGACATCCCGACCCTTCTCACCGCACATACGGCGCCGCCGCCCACTGCACCAAGTCCACGCGCTCCCACCTCCCCCACGaagcttcctcctcctcctcctctgttgCGTCAAGCATAAAGGACTTCACCGTAATGTCGAAGTCAAAGCAAGCATTTTTATTGGCACCGACGacaccaccaacaccaccagTCCAAGAAACCAGCTCCCGAGAAATCTCGACACCgcaaccaaccaaccaacccACCCACCAGACGGCATCATGCGCGCCCTGATGGTGGTGCCGGAGCAGAGGaacggccggcggcggcagctCGCCGGCGTCCGGGTGGGgcggtcgccggcggcggcgtcaccgtcccgcccccgccgccgccgccgcaagaGCGGTAGCGGCTCGACGACGGCGGTGCAGCTGGGCCCGTCGAGGTCGCGGACGCGGAGCCGGCGGGAGGGGAAGAGCAGGCGGATGCTCGCGCGCTCCGCGTCCGAGCCGGCGCTCTGGCTCGGCGACGCGCGCGTCCACGCCGTGCCGCCGCACGCGGTGGAGCAGGAGCTTGACTGCCCGccgtccccgccgccgccgccgctcgagCGCCCGCACACCTGCTTCGACGTCTTTGCCCCCGAGGAGTCGGCCTTCGGTCGATCCCCCTCCGCCGCCTCCCTCACCAAGCTCTGCTCCGCCCGGGACCGGGAG GAGGCGAAGGTGGTGGTGAGCGTGACGGTGGAGGGGAGTGTCGGCCCGGTGAAGGCCATGGTCAGGCTGGGCGCCAGCGTCGGGGAGGCCATTGCTGCCGTGCTCGAGAGGTACGCCAGGGAGGGGAGAAGCCCGCGCCTGGACCCTGCTGCGGCGCAGAGCTTCCAACTTCACCACTCTCATTTCAGCCTTCAGa GTCTGAACAAAAGTGACAAAATTGGAGATGTGGGAGGCAGGAATTTCTACCTGCACAAGAATGATTCAAGTAATGGGCTTTACCTCCAGGGCCAGGAGCCTCCTGATGTGAATTCAAGTTGCAGCGACCTCAGCCAGAACTCCTCTTTAGGACAACCATCTGGTGGTGCTACAAAGCAGTACCAGGTCCTCACCATTGTCATCAGTAAGCTCGACAAAATTGGCCGGAGGACAAGGCGGATCTGGAGGTTCATCACCTGCAACAATTGTTCATGA